Proteins encoded by one window of Synechococcus sp. MVIR-18-1:
- a CDS encoding UvrD-helicase domain-containing protein, protein MSFLSGLNDAQKRAVDHHEGPLLVVAGAGSGKTRALTHRIAHLIGEHGADPAQILAVTFTNKAAREMKERLEMLLAQRLAQSQFGQPWSTLPPVEQRQLRTRIYREVTKELWIGTFHALFARMLRFDIDKFKDPEGLTWTKQFSIYDEADAQSLVKEIVTQELQLDPKRFEPKKVRWAISNAKNQGWSPDDLEANAEGQRGKLSADVYRRYRKALAANNALDFDDLLLLPVQLLQQNEQVRGYWYRRFRHVLVDEYQDTNRTQYELIKLLVTDGKEPQQVDDWSGRSVFVVGDADQSIYSFRAADFTILMGFQDDFGDKAPDDVTQTMVKLEENYRSTATILEAANALISNNSERIDKVLRPTRGEGELISLTRCDDEIAEAEAVVHRMRMMEAANPDLSWKDMAVLYRTNAQSRAIEESLVRWRIPYVVVGGLRFYDRREIKDLLGYLRLLINPADTVSLLRVINVPKRGIGKTTIQRLTDASNQLGIPLWDVVSDPEAVRSLGGRSARGLLQFCELINGMKERIHVATPSELIQEVMEKSGYVSELIADGSDEAEERRRNLQELVNAGLQYQEENDEGDLEGFLASAALASDADSKDTAADRVTLMTLHSSKGLEFPVVCLVGLEQGLFPSYRSLDDPASLEEERRLCYVGITRAKERLFISHASERRLWGGMREPAMPSVFLSELPEGLVQGDVPRSGGAALRREQRLERLTRVDRNDSQRVASGGASGAPANAVRRRQAGPAPGKSWSVGDQVVHASFGVGEITHTFGSGEKVSIAVKFAGMGPKILDPRLAPIEPAGG, encoded by the coding sequence ATGAGTTTTCTCTCAGGCCTCAATGACGCCCAAAAGCGGGCAGTTGATCACCATGAAGGGCCTCTTCTGGTGGTTGCGGGAGCTGGGAGCGGAAAAACGCGGGCACTCACCCACAGGATTGCCCACCTCATTGGGGAACATGGGGCCGATCCGGCCCAGATCCTGGCGGTGACGTTCACCAATAAGGCTGCCCGCGAGATGAAAGAGCGGTTGGAGATGCTTCTGGCGCAACGCTTAGCCCAAAGTCAATTTGGTCAGCCCTGGAGCACGCTTCCTCCGGTGGAGCAGCGCCAGTTGCGCACGCGGATTTATCGCGAGGTCACGAAAGAATTATGGATCGGCACCTTCCATGCCTTGTTTGCACGGATGTTGCGTTTCGATATTGATAAATTTAAGGATCCAGAAGGCCTCACCTGGACGAAGCAATTCTCTATTTATGACGAGGCGGATGCTCAGAGTTTGGTCAAGGAGATTGTGACCCAAGAGTTGCAGCTTGACCCAAAACGCTTTGAGCCTAAAAAAGTGCGCTGGGCGATTAGTAACGCCAAAAATCAAGGTTGGTCACCCGATGATTTAGAAGCCAACGCCGAAGGACAGCGGGGCAAGCTCAGTGCCGATGTGTACAGGCGCTATCGCAAGGCTCTGGCTGCAAACAATGCCCTCGATTTTGATGACCTTCTGCTCTTGCCCGTGCAGTTGCTTCAGCAAAATGAGCAAGTGCGTGGGTATTGGTATCGCCGGTTTCGGCATGTGCTTGTGGATGAATATCAAGATACGAATCGCACCCAGTATGAGTTGATCAAACTGTTGGTGACGGATGGAAAAGAGCCGCAACAAGTGGACGATTGGTCCGGCCGCTCGGTGTTTGTGGTGGGTGATGCGGACCAAAGTATTTACAGCTTTCGTGCCGCCGATTTCACGATTTTGATGGGTTTTCAGGACGACTTTGGTGACAAAGCTCCTGATGATGTCACACAGACGATGGTGAAACTGGAGGAAAATTATCGCTCTACCGCCACGATTTTAGAAGCAGCTAATGCGCTGATATCCAATAACAGCGAGCGGATCGATAAGGTGCTGCGCCCCACGCGTGGTGAGGGTGAGTTGATCTCACTTACCCGCTGCGATGACGAAATTGCTGAAGCGGAAGCGGTGGTGCATCGGATGCGAATGATGGAGGCCGCCAATCCAGATCTCAGCTGGAAAGACATGGCCGTGCTGTATCGAACCAATGCCCAGTCTCGAGCGATTGAAGAATCCCTGGTGCGCTGGCGCATCCCCTACGTGGTGGTGGGGGGTCTGCGTTTTTATGACCGCCGCGAAATTAAAGACTTGCTGGGCTATTTACGCCTCCTGATCAACCCCGCCGACACCGTCAGCTTGCTGCGGGTGATCAACGTGCCCAAGCGCGGGATCGGTAAAACCACCATTCAGCGCTTAACCGACGCTTCCAATCAGCTGGGGATCCCGCTGTGGGATGTGGTCAGCGATCCCGAGGCGGTGCGCTCCCTGGGCGGTCGTTCCGCCAGGGGGTTGCTGCAGTTCTGTGAATTGATCAACGGCATGAAGGAGCGCATTCATGTTGCGACCCCATCCGAACTCATCCAAGAGGTGATGGAAAAGAGCGGATATGTGAGCGAGTTGATCGCTGATGGTTCCGATGAGGCCGAAGAACGCCGCCGCAATCTGCAGGAGTTGGTGAATGCGGGTCTCCAATATCAGGAAGAAAATGATGAGGGAGACCTCGAGGGATTTTTGGCCTCCGCCGCGCTCGCCAGTGATGCGGATAGCAAGGACACGGCAGCAGACAGGGTCACCTTGATGACGTTGCACAGCAGTAAGGGACTCGAATTTCCCGTGGTGTGCCTGGTTGGGCTGGAGCAGGGGTTGTTCCCTAGCTATCGCTCCCTGGATGATCCAGCGTCGCTGGAGGAGGAGCGCCGTCTTTGCTATGTGGGCATCACCCGGGCCAAAGAGCGTTTATTCATCTCCCACGCCAGTGAGAGGAGGTTGTGGGGAGGGATGCGTGAGCCGGCGATGCCCAGCGTGTTTCTGTCCGAATTGCCGGAAGGTCTTGTTCAGGGCGATGTCCCTCGAAGCGGAGGAGCGGCGCTGCGGCGTGAGCAGCGCCTCGAGCGACTTACCCGCGTGGACCGCAATGACTCACAACGGGTGGCCTCGGGTGGAGCATCTGGAGCGCCAGCCAATGCCGTGCGTCGCCGCCAGGCCGGGCCAGCCCCAGGGAAAAGCTGGAGTGTGGGCGATCAGGTGGTCCATGCCAGCTTCGGGGTCGGGGAGATCACCCACACCTTTGGTAGTGGCGAAAAGGTGTCGATTGCTGTGAAATTTGCGGGCATGGGGCCCAAAATTCTTGACCCGCGCTTGGCACCCATCGAGCCTGCTGGAGGCTGA
- a CDS encoding CCA tRNA nucleotidyltransferase, with product MTRAWHPSSLLEAERVERPGLPSQLLPALQAIASAAGVSRLALVGGAVRDALLHDQHCDPWRDLPDLDLVLEGSASELAAALERHYGHQLVKDVRIHDAYGTAELSFDGVLLDLAGARREHYPAPGENPVVESGSLERDLERRDFTVNAMALELSLSGDGEPWLLDPHGGQAHLARRELAFLHACSVADDPTRVVRACRYAARLAFVLAPEAQQQITQTLEAWPWSWTHGDAPGDAPPALATRLRMELELLFAREPWPEALIALQSWGALSLLDPALQADPRLIRRLLQAQRLQLPLLPALVAGAADPLELAARLQLPQQQQRWLQQMQALSAWLPANACEDASAGWTAEEWCDALEQQAWGAEAVALLVSQNPAQKRPLLRWWGRWRHCTSPLTAKDLLAQGWQQGPALGAELQRLRRQGLRAMR from the coding sequence TTGACCCGCGCTTGGCACCCATCGAGCCTGCTGGAGGCTGAGCGGGTGGAGCGTCCAGGCCTTCCTTCTCAGCTTTTGCCGGCGCTTCAGGCCATCGCATCTGCAGCTGGAGTGTCCCGCTTAGCCCTTGTGGGTGGTGCTGTCCGTGATGCCTTGCTGCATGATCAGCACTGCGATCCATGGAGAGACCTGCCGGATCTGGATTTGGTCCTGGAGGGCTCGGCCTCCGAGTTGGCGGCAGCACTGGAGCGGCACTACGGACACCAGCTGGTCAAGGACGTTCGCATCCACGATGCCTATGGCACCGCTGAGCTGTCGTTCGATGGCGTGTTGCTCGATCTCGCTGGGGCGCGGCGAGAGCATTACCCAGCTCCGGGCGAAAACCCTGTGGTGGAAAGCGGCTCCTTGGAACGAGATCTCGAGCGCCGGGATTTCACGGTGAACGCGATGGCCTTGGAGCTGTCGCTCTCTGGTGATGGTGAGCCATGGCTCTTGGATCCGCACGGCGGCCAGGCCCATCTGGCGCGCCGTGAACTTGCCTTCTTGCACGCCTGCAGCGTGGCCGATGACCCCACAAGGGTGGTTCGGGCCTGCCGTTATGCCGCGCGCTTGGCTTTCGTTTTGGCACCAGAAGCGCAGCAGCAGATCACCCAAACGCTTGAGGCCTGGCCTTGGTCATGGACCCACGGCGATGCGCCGGGTGACGCTCCCCCTGCTCTCGCCACGCGGCTGCGCATGGAATTAGAGCTGCTTTTTGCACGAGAGCCATGGCCTGAGGCTCTGATCGCTCTGCAGTCCTGGGGAGCTTTGAGTCTGCTGGACCCTGCCCTGCAGGCTGATCCCCGCCTGATTCGGCGTTTGCTCCAGGCCCAGCGGCTGCAGCTGCCGTTGTTGCCTGCGCTTGTGGCTGGAGCGGCTGACCCGCTGGAACTTGCGGCTCGGCTGCAGCTGCCGCAGCAACAGCAGCGCTGGTTGCAGCAGATGCAGGCGCTCAGCGCTTGGCTGCCAGCCAATGCGTGCGAGGACGCCTCGGCTGGCTGGACGGCGGAGGAATGGTGTGATGCCTTGGAGCAGCAGGCCTGGGGTGCGGAAGCGGTGGCGTTGCTGGTGAGTCAGAACCCGGCGCAGAAAAGACCGTTGTTGCGCTGGTGGGGGCGCTGGCGCCATTGCACCTCCCCCCTCACCGCTAAGGATCTGTTGGCCCAGGGTTGGCAGCAGGGCCCAGCGCTTGGAGCGGAATTGCAGCGCTTGCGCAGGCAGGGTTTGCGCGCGATGCGCTGA
- the selD gene encoding selenide, water dikinase SelD, with product MPLTSFHHLVLAGGGHSHALVLLDWCMHPQRRPAGLITLVNRQSSMLYSGMIPGLIAGHYKRSDVAIDLRRLCDRAGVALVIAEITGVDVRQEQLQLRNRPALSFSQLSINVGADTRPGPLLAIKPLEPALDTLNNGHDPSSTPFQLLGSGLAAMEVALALRQRWPKRRLQLLHRPETAPSQLLSSLNQVTIEALPNTALNPSGPGLRCTGSQAPEWLHSSGLPCCPESGRVRTHSSLQVLGHPAIFAAGDCAVVADKPRPPSGVWAVRAATTLAHNLRAWSQGDPLRHWRPQRRVLQLLGGVHPEGYPHAWALWGGMQIGPHPWIWRWKQRIDRQFIARFDQAPAMSSGPMDCRGCAAKLPAAPLEAALEAAGLKALGSSPEDAASLGNDWLQSVDGFPALISDPWLNGRLTALHASSDLWACGTSVDSAMAVITLPKTASALQQELLSQTLSGLRSAFEPQGARLIGGHTLEARAEAPTPLSLGLQVSLTVNGKRPAHPWNKGGLQPGDQLLLSRPLGTGVLFAAAMAGAAQPEDLDHALAQMGTSQHPIVEQLQELINLEAKTKAKAQPSCTDVTGFGLLGHLGEMLQASSQSLHVVLDGSAIPALPGALKLLKKKYASSLAPANRRAWSLLDPSQDQPAKVSLAGAGRGVDPEDHQALLELLVDPQTCGPLLLSCSEAMADALLQGHDRAWHRIGVVSASRANPACASAAIPLQALGPAANPGPTDP from the coding sequence ATGCCTCTGACGAGCTTTCACCATCTCGTACTGGCGGGAGGTGGGCACAGCCACGCCCTGGTGCTTCTCGATTGGTGCATGCATCCGCAACGGCGACCGGCTGGATTGATCACCTTGGTGAACCGGCAAAGCTCAATGCTCTATTCCGGGATGATTCCCGGCCTGATCGCCGGCCACTACAAACGCTCTGACGTCGCCATTGACCTCCGCCGCCTGTGCGATCGAGCCGGCGTTGCGCTGGTGATCGCCGAGATCACCGGTGTGGATGTGAGGCAAGAGCAGCTGCAATTGCGGAACCGGCCCGCCTTGAGCTTCAGCCAACTGAGCATCAACGTGGGCGCAGACACACGGCCAGGTCCTCTACTGGCGATCAAGCCCCTGGAACCAGCATTGGACACGTTGAACAACGGCCATGACCCGAGCTCCACTCCCTTTCAACTACTAGGAAGCGGCCTCGCGGCTATGGAGGTGGCCTTGGCCTTGCGGCAGCGCTGGCCTAAACGCAGGCTGCAACTCCTACATCGGCCTGAAACGGCTCCGAGCCAGCTGCTCTCCAGTCTCAACCAGGTGACGATTGAAGCGCTACCAAATACTGCCCTCAACCCATCCGGGCCAGGGCTGCGCTGTACGGGCAGCCAAGCCCCTGAGTGGCTCCACTCCAGCGGCCTGCCCTGTTGCCCAGAGAGCGGGCGGGTGCGGACCCATTCCAGCCTTCAGGTGCTGGGGCATCCAGCGATTTTTGCGGCCGGCGACTGCGCGGTCGTAGCCGACAAACCCCGTCCCCCGTCTGGCGTGTGGGCCGTTCGCGCTGCCACCACCTTGGCGCACAATCTCCGGGCTTGGAGCCAAGGTGATCCGTTACGCCACTGGCGTCCTCAACGCCGGGTCTTGCAACTGCTTGGTGGGGTGCATCCAGAGGGCTACCCCCACGCTTGGGCGCTGTGGGGAGGAATGCAGATCGGTCCCCACCCCTGGATTTGGCGCTGGAAACAACGCATCGACCGCCAGTTCATCGCAAGGTTTGATCAGGCTCCAGCCATGAGCTCAGGACCCATGGACTGCCGCGGCTGCGCGGCCAAGCTCCCTGCCGCCCCACTGGAAGCAGCCCTTGAAGCGGCTGGCCTGAAAGCGCTCGGAAGCTCACCGGAAGACGCCGCCAGCCTTGGCAACGACTGGCTGCAAAGCGTGGACGGCTTTCCTGCCTTGATCAGTGATCCATGGCTCAATGGCCGGCTCACCGCCTTGCACGCCAGCTCTGACCTCTGGGCCTGTGGCACCAGCGTGGATTCAGCCATGGCCGTGATCACCTTGCCCAAAACAGCCTCCGCACTGCAGCAGGAGTTGCTGAGCCAAACCCTGTCGGGACTGCGTTCTGCCTTCGAGCCACAAGGGGCCAGGCTGATTGGCGGACACACCTTGGAGGCTCGAGCAGAGGCTCCCACCCCTCTGTCGCTCGGGCTACAAGTGAGCCTGACTGTGAATGGCAAACGCCCCGCTCACCCCTGGAACAAAGGAGGTTTGCAGCCGGGAGATCAGCTCCTGCTCTCCCGGCCACTCGGTACAGGCGTGCTGTTTGCCGCGGCCATGGCCGGTGCCGCCCAACCTGAGGATCTCGACCATGCCTTGGCGCAGATGGGGACGAGCCAACACCCCATCGTTGAGCAGCTGCAGGAGCTAATCAACCTTGAAGCCAAGACCAAGGCCAAGGCGCAACCCAGCTGCACCGATGTGACTGGGTTTGGCCTGCTTGGCCATCTCGGTGAAATGCTCCAGGCCAGCAGCCAAAGCCTGCACGTGGTGCTCGATGGCTCGGCGATTCCCGCCTTACCTGGAGCCTTAAAGCTCTTGAAAAAGAAGTACGCGAGCAGCTTGGCGCCAGCCAACCGCAGGGCCTGGTCGTTGCTCGATCCCAGCCAAGACCAACCCGCGAAGGTGAGCCTTGCTGGCGCAGGTCGCGGCGTTGATCCCGAGGATCACCAAGCATTGCTGGAACTGCTTGTGGATCCCCAAACCTGCGGACCGCTGCTGCTGAGCTGTTCCGAAGCGATGGCGGATGCGTTGCTGCAAGGCCACGACAGGGCGTGGCATCGCATTGGTGTGGTCAGCGCATCGCGCGCAAACCCTGCCTGCGCAAGCGCTGCAATTCCGCTCCAAGCGCTGGGCCCTGCTGCCAACCCTGGGCCAACAGATCCTTAG
- the galE gene encoding UDP-glucose 4-epimerase GalE, with protein MAQLLITGGAGFIGSHTCLVLLEAGHQLLVLDDFSNSSAIALERVAELAGTRLQRAEPTLVSAPEVFTLVEGDIRDAPCLDALFASAKAFGQPIDAVIHFAGLKAVGESVQQPLRYWDVNVVGTQRLLSAMDKHHCRTVVFSSSATLYGYPDQVPIPETAPIQPINPYGASKQAAEALFADVAGCSGKAEQIQANEGDWRIARLRYFNPVGAHPSGRIGEDPNGIPNNLFPFITQVAVGRRPELTVFGDDWPTPDGTGVRDYIHVMDLAEGHREALHSLLSSDPQLLTLNLGSGQGASVLDVVKAMEAASQRAIPYRIAPRRPGDAAITVANPNLAAQQLDWQTQRSLTDICRDGWAWQQANPNGYGEACL; from the coding sequence ATGGCCCAGCTGCTGATTACGGGCGGAGCCGGCTTCATTGGCAGCCATACCTGCCTCGTGCTGCTGGAAGCGGGTCATCAACTGCTGGTGCTTGATGATTTCAGCAACAGCTCAGCGATCGCCCTGGAACGGGTCGCCGAACTGGCAGGCACTCGCTTGCAGCGCGCTGAGCCAACACTGGTATCGGCACCTGAGGTATTCACCCTGGTCGAGGGAGATATCAGGGACGCCCCATGCCTGGATGCACTCTTTGCAAGCGCCAAGGCATTCGGCCAACCGATTGACGCGGTGATTCATTTCGCGGGACTCAAGGCTGTGGGTGAATCGGTGCAACAGCCCCTGCGCTACTGGGATGTGAACGTTGTTGGAACGCAGCGCCTGCTCAGCGCAATGGACAAGCACCACTGCCGCACGGTGGTTTTCAGCAGTAGCGCCACCCTTTACGGCTACCCGGATCAAGTGCCGATTCCGGAAACAGCTCCGATCCAGCCGATCAATCCCTATGGCGCCAGCAAACAAGCCGCAGAGGCCCTTTTTGCCGATGTAGCGGGCTGCAGCGGCAAAGCTGAACAGATCCAAGCCAACGAGGGTGACTGGCGCATTGCTCGGTTGCGCTACTTCAATCCCGTCGGCGCCCACCCCAGCGGCCGGATTGGGGAAGACCCCAATGGCATCCCCAACAATCTGTTCCCGTTCATCACGCAGGTGGCCGTTGGCCGCAGGCCCGAACTCACCGTGTTTGGTGATGACTGGCCGACGCCAGATGGAACCGGAGTGCGCGACTACATCCACGTGATGGACCTCGCCGAAGGGCATCGAGAAGCGCTCCATTCCCTGCTCAGCTCTGACCCCCAATTGCTCACTCTCAACCTGGGCAGCGGGCAAGGAGCGAGCGTGCTGGATGTGGTGAAGGCCATGGAAGCGGCGAGCCAACGGGCGATTCCCTATCGCATTGCTCCCAGGCGACCTGGCGATGCGGCGATCACCGTGGCCAACCCAAACCTGGCAGCCCAACAGCTCGATTGGCAGACGCAACGCTCGCTCACGGACATCTGCCGTGATGGCTGGGCTTGGCAACAGGCCAATCCCAACGGCTATGGAGAGGCATGCCTCTGA
- the hisS gene encoding histidine--tRNA ligase has product MSQLQTLRGMVDLLPEQTRRWQAVESLAREHFRCAGLDEIRTPLLEFTDLFARGIGEATDVVGKEMYTFLDRGDRSCTLRPEGTASVVRAALQHGLLTQGTQRLWYGGPMFRYERPQAGRQRQFHQIGVEFLGASSPRSDAEVIALAWDLLSALGIQGLKLEINSLGTPEDRQRFRTELVGWLEQRFEQLDPDSQERLSTNPLRILDSKDKGTKLLLNEAPTLLGALSEESIHRFDEVRALLTALQIPYQLNPRLVRGLDYYGHTAFEITSDQLGAQATVCGGGRYDGLIQQLGGPATPAIGWALGMERLLLVIAAAAQSDPGGLAARLTATSAPLVYLINRGEQAEPQALTLARKLRAAGLVVELDGSSAAFGKQFKRADRSGAPWAVVLGDEEALAGQLRLKSLRGEGEEQQLSWEDALSYLTKQR; this is encoded by the coding sequence TTGAGTCAGCTGCAGACGTTGCGCGGCATGGTGGATCTGCTGCCGGAGCAGACAAGACGTTGGCAGGCTGTGGAGTCGCTGGCGCGCGAACACTTTCGTTGCGCAGGCTTAGACGAAATTCGTACGCCGTTGCTCGAATTCACGGACCTGTTTGCGCGGGGCATCGGTGAGGCCACGGATGTGGTGGGCAAGGAGATGTACACCTTTTTGGATCGGGGCGACCGCTCTTGCACCCTGCGACCAGAAGGCACCGCCTCTGTGGTGAGAGCAGCCCTCCAGCATGGTTTGCTCACCCAAGGAACCCAGCGCCTGTGGTACGGCGGCCCGATGTTCCGTTATGAACGTCCTCAGGCCGGCCGTCAGCGCCAGTTTCACCAGATCGGCGTGGAATTCCTCGGGGCCAGCAGCCCGCGTAGTGATGCTGAAGTGATTGCTCTGGCCTGGGACCTGCTCTCTGCTTTAGGGATTCAAGGCCTCAAGCTAGAGATCAACAGCCTCGGTACCCCTGAGGATCGTCAGCGCTTTCGCACTGAGCTGGTGGGCTGGCTTGAGCAGCGCTTTGAACAGTTAGATCCAGACTCCCAGGAGCGCCTCAGCACCAACCCCCTGCGCATTCTTGACAGCAAAGATAAGGGCACCAAGCTGCTATTGAACGAGGCTCCCACGTTGTTAGGAGCCCTCAGCGAGGAGAGCATCCATCGCTTTGATGAGGTGCGCGCCCTGCTGACCGCGCTGCAGATTCCCTATCAACTCAATCCCCGCTTGGTGCGCGGTCTCGATTACTACGGCCATACCGCCTTTGAAATCACCAGCGATCAACTCGGTGCCCAGGCCACGGTCTGTGGCGGTGGTCGTTATGACGGCCTGATTCAGCAGTTGGGTGGCCCCGCCACACCCGCGATCGGCTGGGCCTTAGGGATGGAGCGGCTGCTGCTGGTGATCGCCGCTGCTGCGCAATCCGATCCAGGTGGACTTGCCGCTCGGCTCACAGCAACCTCAGCGCCGCTGGTGTATCTCATCAATCGCGGCGAGCAGGCGGAGCCTCAAGCTTTGACCTTGGCCCGGAAATTACGGGCGGCAGGCCTCGTTGTTGAGCTGGATGGCTCGAGCGCGGCGTTCGGTAAGCAGTTCAAGCGTGCTGATCGCTCAGGGGCGCCATGGGCTGTGGTGCTTGGCGATGAAGAGGCGCTGGCAGGCCAGTTGCGGCTGAAGTCCTTGCGGGGTGAGGGTGAGGAACAGCAACTCAGCTGGGAGGACGCCCTGTCTTACCTGACAAAACAGCGATAA
- a CDS encoding nucleotide sugar dehydrogenase: MSSNPSIRSICCIGAGYVGGPTMAVIADRCPEVKVTVVDINQDRIAAWNNNDLSKLPVYEPGLDAVVERARGRNLFFSTAVEEMIAAADMVFISVNTPTKTRGLGAGQASDLRWVEACARTVAKAATGHTIVVEKSTLPVRTAEAVKAILGSVDASADLKTFSVLSNPEFLAEGTAIRDLASPDRVLIGGDNAESIDALAEIYKQWVPEEKILRTNLWSSELSKLTANAFLAQRISSINSVAALCEATGADVREVAKAIGTDSRIGPKFLSAGPGFGGSCFQKDILNLVYLCRHFGLPDVADYWESVVLLNTWQQHRIARLVVQKLFGTVTGKRLAVLGFAFKADTNDTREAPAIRICSDLLEEGAQLAIHDPKVDPEQISRDLKLIASSEPQADAGPTRGALSGEATWWPSTDVASALQGADAVLILTEWQQYRELDWVELAPLMRKPAWVFDARGVVDPKQVESAGLNVWRVGEGEA, translated from the coding sequence ATGAGCAGCAATCCCTCCATTCGATCGATTTGCTGTATCGGCGCTGGCTATGTGGGTGGTCCCACCATGGCCGTAATCGCCGATCGCTGTCCGGAGGTGAAGGTCACGGTTGTGGACATCAATCAGGATCGGATTGCTGCCTGGAACAACAACGATCTCTCCAAGTTGCCTGTGTATGAACCAGGTCTGGATGCGGTGGTTGAGCGGGCGCGAGGGCGCAATTTATTTTTCTCCACGGCGGTGGAGGAAATGATTGCGGCTGCAGACATGGTGTTCATCTCCGTGAACACACCCACCAAGACAAGGGGCCTGGGTGCCGGCCAGGCCAGTGATCTTCGCTGGGTGGAAGCCTGCGCGCGCACGGTGGCGAAGGCTGCTACTGGCCACACGATTGTGGTGGAGAAAAGTACCCTTCCGGTTCGAACGGCGGAAGCCGTCAAGGCGATTTTGGGCTCTGTTGATGCATCAGCGGATCTGAAAACCTTTTCGGTGCTCTCCAATCCTGAATTTTTGGCAGAGGGGACGGCGATTCGCGATCTGGCCAGCCCTGATCGCGTCTTGATCGGTGGGGACAATGCCGAATCGATCGATGCTTTGGCAGAGATCTACAAACAGTGGGTGCCTGAAGAGAAGATTCTGCGCACCAATTTGTGGAGCAGCGAGCTGTCCAAGCTCACCGCTAATGCCTTTCTTGCGCAGAGAATTAGCTCGATCAACTCTGTTGCAGCCTTGTGTGAGGCCACCGGTGCGGATGTGCGCGAGGTGGCGAAGGCGATCGGCACCGATAGCCGCATTGGACCCAAATTTCTGAGTGCAGGCCCTGGTTTTGGGGGCAGCTGTTTCCAGAAAGACATCCTCAATTTGGTCTACCTCTGTCGCCATTTCGGGTTGCCGGATGTGGCCGACTATTGGGAGAGCGTGGTTCTGCTCAATACTTGGCAACAGCACCGCATCGCCCGCTTGGTGGTGCAGAAATTGTTTGGCACGGTTACTGGCAAGCGTTTGGCTGTTTTGGGCTTTGCCTTCAAGGCAGACACCAACGACACGCGCGAGGCCCCAGCAATTCGAATTTGCAGCGATCTTCTGGAAGAGGGGGCCCAGCTGGCCATTCATGACCCGAAGGTGGATCCGGAACAGATCAGCCGCGATTTAAAGCTGATTGCAAGCAGCGAACCGCAGGCGGATGCTGGGCCAACGCGTGGGGCCTTAAGTGGGGAGGCCACCTGGTGGCCCAGCACTGATGTGGCCTCAGCGCTGCAGGGTGCTGATGCCGTGCTGATCCTCACGGAGTGGCAGCAATACCGGGAGCTGGATTGGGTGGAATTGGCGCCTTTGATGCGCAAACCAGCGTGGGTGTTTGATGCTCGCGGGGTTGTTGACCCGAAACAAGTTGAATCTGCAGGCCTAAATGTTTGGCGTGTTGGCGAGGGTGAGGCGTGA
- a CDS encoding NAD-dependent epimerase, translated as MSPLSSQLSTRPILVTGAAGFIGAALCERLLQRGDCVIGIDNLNDYYDPALKQARLARIEALAAPTAGAWRFQRLALEDGEALLKLFADEKPRVVVNLAAQAGVRYSLENPAAYIQSNLVGFGHILEGCRHHGVENLVYASSSSVYGGNRNLPFHEQQAVNHPVSLYAASKKANELMAHTYSHLYGLPATGLRFFTVYGPWGRPDMAPMLFAKAILAGEAIKVFNHGKMQRDFTYIDDIVEGVLRCCDKPAAQNLDFDPMQPDPATAAAPHRVFNIGNSQPTELLRFIEVMEQALGREAIKDFQPMQPGDVVATAANTQALEAWVGFKPSTPIEQGIQQFADWYREFYQP; from the coding sequence GTGAGCCCGTTGTCGTCTCAGTTATCAACACGACCGATTCTGGTCACAGGTGCGGCTGGCTTCATCGGAGCCGCGTTGTGCGAGCGACTGCTCCAACGCGGTGACTGTGTAATCGGCATTGACAATCTCAATGATTACTACGACCCAGCCTTGAAGCAGGCACGCCTTGCTCGCATCGAGGCGCTGGCCGCGCCAACCGCTGGAGCTTGGCGTTTCCAACGCCTGGCCTTAGAAGACGGCGAGGCCTTGCTCAAGCTGTTCGCGGATGAGAAACCGCGTGTGGTGGTGAATCTTGCCGCCCAGGCGGGTGTTCGCTACTCGCTGGAAAATCCAGCTGCCTACATCCAGAGCAATTTGGTGGGTTTTGGCCACATCCTTGAAGGTTGTCGTCATCACGGCGTTGAGAATTTGGTCTACGCCTCGAGCAGCTCGGTGTATGGCGGCAACCGCAACTTGCCGTTCCACGAACAGCAAGCGGTGAATCACCCCGTGAGTCTCTATGCGGCCAGCAAGAAAGCCAATGAATTAATGGCGCACACCTACAGCCATCTGTATGGGTTGCCAGCAACTGGCCTGCGCTTTTTTACGGTCTACGGCCCATGGGGTCGACCGGATATGGCTCCAATGTTGTTTGCGAAAGCGATCTTGGCGGGTGAAGCGATCAAGGTGTTCAATCACGGCAAAATGCAGCGTGATTTCACCTACATCGACGACATCGTGGAGGGTGTGTTGCGCTGCTGTGACAAGCCAGCCGCGCAGAATCTCGACTTTGATCCGATGCAGCCTGACCCGGCGACGGCCGCGGCACCCCACCGCGTGTTCAATATCGGCAACAGTCAGCCCACCGAACTGCTGCGTTTTATTGAGGTGATGGAGCAGGCGTTGGGCAGGGAAGCAATCAAGGATTTTCAGCCGATGCAACCTGGTGATGTGGTGGCGACTGCCGCCAACACGCAGGCCTTAGAAGCTTGGGTGGGCTTTAAGCCTTCCACTCCGATTGAACAGGGCATCCAACAGTTTGCTGATTGGTATCGGGAGTTTTATCAACCGTAG